The Cydia pomonella isolate Wapato2018A chromosome 9, ilCydPomo1, whole genome shotgun sequence sequence attGGCTCTtaagatttaaatcccctctcaattggaggagggtattcCAATATAGACCGCCAAGAAACtaggcgggacacatcttttcaaaacattacatcttatagtTAACacgcattaaataagaaaaaaatacaatttagattactatagaaaccatgcaattacatacagaacgctatttgattttgatccttattctttcactgatatgtgttaaatttgataaatatcaaaaagtggcgccttctactagagcataggccaaaagTGACAATACACCTCAAATTGTCAAATGCCAAATATCTACATTagcatttcccaaactatgggtCACGACCCATTGGAGGGCCGCGAGCAAATATTGAGTGAGCCCTGAAAAATAAGACGACGTTCCGACCGATCGAGCTATCTGAGCGTTATCAAACTTTATGCCCCCTTTTTAAGGCAGCCAAGAGGTGGGTCCCGAATTCAATAGTTTTTGTTAGATGGGTCGGAGCCTCGGAGCCCAGGGACcaactttgggaaccactgACCTACATTATAGGATGTTCCAACTTTGtacttaatttttatctttCTATTTAAAGtggttttaaaaacaatattataaatctGTAAACCCAGCTAAAAGTGCTCggtttacacatttataatattattttgataccaaactcgaccttactttcttgcaaataaaatCACCAGAATAGCAAAGAACCCCCATAAATAGCTTTTTAGCCGTCTTGGCTCCATAACCCCTTGAACGAGCCTGttcataatataatgaaaaacataTAATGCCCTCAACTACACGATacccaattttatttaaattggaagTTTTTGCGTAACAACACTATCCTCTGATAGCTTAATTAAAAAACACGAAATGCCGGACGTGAGCGTGACCCTAGCCAGTCGTGTGTTCGATTTATCAgtaaatagttaatttaaatacaagATTGGGCGAAAGAAAACAAACAATATGGTTTAAGATAAACACATTCTCAAAACAAATTCGCATtcataatagtagtttatgtgaccgcgacataataaaaggcattaaaatacacgagtgttttaatgcttaattacttatgtacagttacatacactattttatctacacacatatacaCTACACACTTTTTATGATAAATTCACTAACTCAAATTACAGGgtatcgttgctctcttggcggaactcgcggatatgtggtggcgtcaccgaaatatttttattaaaactttcttcacgcatgtcacgcattcgtagttttttttaattcagagacaaactagagtcgggggcctatttctgtatcattcgatacaaactaatatgcgagatatgtcaaaattgtatgcaattgacatttcatttcgaacaaaaaggcatctcgactgatattagaatagaggtcaaatggaattgcttttttttacagggatgttccaaatttgaaatcataaccaaatcgattttgatgtagttatgaagcaatttaTCGTAAtgtgtaacaaaacagtttatcataatgttggccattatttacggattttgaaggcatcatagagggtttatgatatgacatgatatgatatgtgtgtagataaaaatataaagtaggTCTCACTAATACACAACCCACACAGCATCTTACTCGTACCTACTTGTAATAATGCCATATGGACTGCGATTGATAATCAGAATGAGGCTGATTCTAggtttaaatactttaaatgccgcgtcgaaatatttattatctttcGCATTACTGTAGATAGCGTCATTGTGAAGTTGTTTCACGTTTTTTTACTAAGGTTAAAATTGGTTGaaaaaccaataaaaatatagttGCGGAAAATTGAAGTAGGTATGCGGTCGCATTTTAAATCCAATAGGATTATATAGATAGACTTGACCTGCAAGGCTCGGCTGACctgctcagtttcattggtggATAGGGAGACTTTCCATAACGTATCTATGCTATTATGAATTTCACTACTTACGAGTATTAAGCGatataccgcctgcggggagtaaCCGCATCGCATGCTGTATGTCGACTgagttatcgaccaatgaaactgatcTTTGAGTTAGGTAATTCTTAGGTacctaatgaaataataaataaaataaatacgttatatACTTAAAAATTAGCAAAATTTTCGCATTTATTATCGGTTGGTTATTTCCTAAGCGCATTTTACCatgacttgtatttttttatttgtcaaatGGGCTAATATGTATGGCAGGATTTTATCTTAGGGGTAATTCACCTTACAGCATGATGACTTACTTTCTAAGGCTCAAGTTACATAACAATACCTTGTATTTTGCTAAATGTAATCTcatttaaaattgaataataCTTCGCAGCACGTCGCCATTCTGGACATCGATGAGACCAGGGGAACTGCGTTCCAAAACGAGTTAAACGCTGAATATGGCGCCCATAAGAGCAAGTTCTACCAGTGCGACGTCACGAACGACGATCAGCTGTTCGCAGCGTTCCAGTCCGTCGTAGCGGGCCACGGGGGCCTCGACCTGGTAGTCAACAATGCTGGTATCATGAACGATGGCCCGCACGTGTATAAGAAAGAAATTTCGATTAACGTGGTAAGTCGCTCGTTGTGGGTAAACCAAAGCATGTTCCACTACGGAGGCTCATTTAGTTAAAATGTAATCccactaaaaatatttaatgtaaaattgtCGGCAAAGACTCACTAGCTTTTACTGTAAAAAAGTTATCGGATCTCAGCAAAAGCCAAGCCCCTAAACCCTGGCTTTACTAACCGAAAGAGGTACACATTGGTTTAAAAATATGGCTTGGCCATAGATTTATTAGGGGATGGAGGGTTAAAGTTTTTCTGATCTTTGTATAGCCCTATAAATCAATTCATAGCAAATATTAGCATTCTAGGACATCGAAGTGTTCTAGGTTCACTAGTTCTATATACAGAACTGCACCCTCTTTTATATTGTCTGCTAGTTACCattactaaaatatatatataatatatactccTATATCCACTTCCAGACTGCTCTGATCACGAGCACCTTGAAAGCCCTAGAGCTGATGCGCACAGACGAAGGCGGTAAAGGAGGCACCGTCATAAACATAGCTTCTGTCGCCGGCCTTTGCCAGTTTTCCGTCATGCCCATCTACTGGGCCACCAAGGCGGCCGTTATCCAGTTCAGCAACTGTATCGGTGTATGTATTTTGTTTACGTATCTGTACTATGTAAGTAACTGTAAAGGTTACATTATGCTGTCGATCCGGTCCCTCTTAGACAGGCCGAGGGTGCGCGGTGCACAGGCGTAGGGACTCGCGTCCCGCACTTATGTGACGAAACCATACACTTTTAAGGAACAACGGAATGAGCAAGTAGGTGAGTAAGATATAGAATTCCAGATGCTGAATGCTGATGCTGCATTTAGAAAAGCCTTTTGCAACTCTTCCAACGAAGTCACGATAGTCAGAAGCGAGACCAGTGAGAGACATTCTCATCTCATCTATTTTGCTTTCCCTTTATCTACTCTTTTTCGTTTGTGATTTTCTTGGTCCATCTTATTTTTCCATTATCCGATAATACTCTTAAGACTGCCAAGactagttttatatgtatttttgacaCCTACATAATAACAATTTCAGAAAGAGGACTACTACGAGAAGACTGGCGTCCGCGTCCTGGCGATTTGTTTTGGAGCCACCGACACCAGTCTCATCAGCGGTCAGAAGCTGGGTTCACTCGACAAGAACATGGCTGGCGAAAACATCTCTAGCTTCATTTACGAATCCCATGTACAACGGTACGTACCTTAAGCACTATATTTACCGCAGCACTAAGTGGCGGCCAAGCTCAGATGACAATGGTTGATAGAATACACCAAtccaaacttaaataatgtgtgtgtgtgtgtgtgcttttGGTAGCGTCTGTCATCCATATACATTTCAATGTAGGATTGTCAAcatggctaggcccccaggtacCTTTCACTCGTAATACTACCTGCACTACTGTTGCGAGTGCCGCTCCATAAGGCCGCGCAAGTGCAAAAAAGATACCAATGATTTACGACTTGACTGGCCACTTAGTTTTCGATAAGTATATATAGCGCAATCGGAATAtaacaaacctcgaaatttctggaacagtcctgaaatttggtaggTGAGTAAAtcaaaggcccctttttcatgtccacgccatttggggacctcgaggaatcgcagccatcctggagaaatctgtattttactctaaatctacgttatctaggaaaacatacaacattaaagcttattaaattctacacaaaaaagtcctagaCATCATtgcgaaaaaatacatcttgttatagaaaatacttgctgaatctaggtttagTGCTTATTTATACACTTCCaagggacattctcttaataggaaacccGGAAGAATATGAATTCGACTTTTGTCTaaacatttgtacatgatctatcccaatcacacacacacacacattttactcgactgcgacttcaccagaaagtagggttatgggtttaagtactgatgattcagaaCACCGTGTAGCTTAGGATACAGGCCGGATTTTTTAAACTGGCATATCGGTAGATTCTCTTGCCCTTCACAAACTGcgtacacttgttttattaaagaaaaatcagtacagccgccttgagaggacgccgaatattaaataatattttttcttctagcgcctaacaGTGTCAACTAGTGGTATGGCTATAGTCCCGCACAGTATGTACATTTGTTTTAGCGAAACCATTTACTTTATGTCCTCACTAATTGGCCCTCGTATCGTATGATATGACGCTTACTGAAAGCGGCACCGTTTATTGAATTTGCCCATCTGTTTACAGGATGGAATCAGCAGCCCAGAGTGTGATCGATGCGTACAAGAAAGGCTCTAGTGGAAGCACCTGGATTGCTACTCGGGACCTCCCCGCGATGGACATTACTGACAACGTTAATAGGGCCTATGAGATCTTGGGCGAACATATTTGACCGcatgtacagcgagctgcaaaattgtatgaacatattatgaatggaattcattcataaagttaGGCAACTAAATTAAGTGtggattataattataaatcctATTTAGTCAAATTAAGTATCAAAATCGTGAAGGCTGAAAGTGACACACGGAGGTTAcagttaattatgtaaataaatagttttagttattcggtaaattacattaattatttaattttaagatgTTTCAGCATTATATTGCCCTCTAATTGTTTTTATCATTTGCGTGTAAAACGAAGGTGTTCTTTGGTAACTAAAAAAACTGTACctaataccaaagagaatttgaaatagaggtaaattgtcaaagaaaacattgtagCCGATGTAAATTTACTGGCATCTATcgaaacatgattaaaacttttagaacgccatttgactttgatctttatcctttcactgatatgtatttaaaatgaaataaaacctttatttcaggcaactagtggcctataaataaataccttaaaactaacacacacattataaaaatatattttaaaactaatcacTTCATATCACATTATggaaaattgttaaatatgaaaaagtggtgccgtctaatagatcaaaggccaaaggtatggcggcatcgttagAACGAAATGTAGCTCGCTCATAATACAATGATTAGTCAAGCAGTAAGTAATtaatcgctcattttacacgaaagtgTTGCGATGCGATAGTCAGTTTCTAAAGAACAACACAAACAGCGACATGAtaaaagagtaaagtaagtgacataaaataataaactgaacGTCAAACGGTGGTAAATAAAGACTTTTTTCACGCGTGTCACTCAACCAGCatagttttctttttattcgGTGACAAATTAAGTCTCACAATCAGCCCCAACTTGGCCCCAACTGTTATATCGCTCTTACATTTCTAATAAAACCTCATCTCAACTGATACTTCCTTTATatttcagagatgttcgaaattacGATGTTATTATGAAGATACGCAAGGTGCTGTATATGTTCCCCAGAGACAATCGCAACGAAGAAGATCAGACCccttattacttattatacaACGCCACGATAATAAACCTTTATTGTTTTCGATATTTCCCTAAATTTAGCATGACTTGCGTTGTCGCAAAACAAAAATCATTCTAAGCggtcaggccgcgtagccaacatgccaatcgcttCTGCTCCGTAGGGAataaaacgcaactgtcactgtcgcactaatatggaagagtgatagagagacacaaagcgtttcgttgtcgtagcgcaagcgattTTCACTTGTGCTAGGTCGGCagatgtattatattgtatcatATTATAGGCCGATTTGACGTGTTTGCCGTTTTCATATCAAAAAGTTTTCGGAATTTGATTAGCATATGATGAGATGACAAACCCCATATAACAAAATACAACAACAAAATAGATAATGGTTTCCATGTAATAAATCAAGACTTATAATTATCATATTAATACTAATTATCATATTTATAATCTTTAAATAGATACGGAGTTAGGGTGATTTCGAATTAGTAACTAGCTAACTAACTTTTAACACGTTCAGTGCCagagctacgcgctacgagctaCGAGTGACGTACGTGTGTAAAACCGTACGCAGCGAAAAGCGTCTacaaacagagaacccgcctacTTAGTGGGTCGCTGGCAGAGAATGTGTTAAGCTGAGCTAAATGGTAGttcatataatattattgagGGATATAGGCCTTAACTCGATGTGAACGATACCTATAGGAACCAAAATATTAATATGATAACATATTCATTTTGGGTTGTCTACTTTTATGATTTAGCCAATTATAAGGtgggtggatcaacttttttGTTCTTAATTTGTCAGCTGTCAGCCAGGCGACAACAGTAGCATATTTTGTTAGAAGAAATGTTAAACTACGTGATACTACtgcttacttactccgttggctcagcgccccaaaatgagacttggcctccgacacaaaaCAACGCCACTTTTCAGTTTTCACGTTACgctactattaaaaaaaaaaaaaaaaatcattcatttcATGTCTAAAAAcccatattatattaataaataaataagtaatataataatatattacatcacattacaaaataaaatgatataaaaaatacattaacacTAAAACTAATTACTAGATACGCtacaaacataattattatatatattatgtaacaataattatttatttatcatacaaATTACGCATTATTATTAGCGACACTAGGTAATAATCATCAATTTGTTTGGCCAGTGATTATTTCTACCCAGTGTTTTGTCATAAGGCCGTCCAAGCGCTCAGCGAAGAAGCTCAGGGTAGTCAGGATGGTGTTGGAGCTACTGTCAGAGTGGGACCTGCTAATTACCCGTTTCGGTCAAGTAGATACGTCGTGTAATGTAAAAAACAATCTTTGCTTTCCGACACGCACTTACTCAAATTTATCAATCAGGTGATTGTGCGTATTAGATTagattgtaaaaatattagacATCTAGCGCCTTCAGCAGTTCGCGAAGCGGCGCGCACGCAGCATGGCGCACGAGTTAAACGGCAAGGTCGCGTTTGTAACGGGCGCCGCTAACGGCGTGGGCGCGGGGTTGGTGAGGCTGCTGCTAGCTGAAGGAGTGAAGGTAGGTGGTATGATAAAAACCTTGCTAATGGTTAAAAACCTACAGATTATATAGCGATCCATTTTTATCCGAGGCAATATTTTGGTGTCAAATATTGAGGAATTTTGTGGCAGTGGGGGGGCACAACCGTTTACTTTGGCAGATACGGGTACGGGAGATTTTCCATAACGTATGCTATTATGAGTTTAACTACTTATTAGTCGATACGAGTATACCGCCTGCGGAGAGTTATGTTACTGCATGCTGTATGTTTACCAAaaagtaaataagtatattaggtataggaaaagagagccctcttgaaacattttaaggtaactaatttcaaagcgctatctctaatttgtatccgaaactagctatgtatgtgtgcgtgcacatctacgTATGCATCCGTgtgtgtaggtacttttatactacataatattaggtctatttgggcggtttacaagttgtttttatttgatttcttgtaactttcatagttttgtttacaagatatcaaacaaaatattaacttgtaagtcgcccaagtagacctaatattatgtaggaaGGTTTTAAAAGAATGGAATCCAAAGAGACACTTTATAGTAAAGCAAGACTAGCTGTTGTAAGTACAtgaattgttcttctttttaaCTTTGTTCATTTTTGTGTACAGTCACCAGCATAAATATATGACTGTGGGCAGCcgtgcaaaaatatctgatcttCCATTGGAGCTATAAATATATGACGAAACAACCTTCGTACAAATATGTGATGCTTTGTGGCCGGCAAAAACATAATGTATCCGCATAAATATCGAATCGGGTcgcttaaaaatatttgattactCATGAAAATCAAAATTATGTGATTACTCTGACCTGGCATAAATATCTATCTACTGTGAAAGAAAATACATCCGATGGTAGTTGGACCGCCTAAGTATATATCTGACACGttggaaaatcaaaaatatggcAATCAAGGCAATGCCGGCCTTGAATCagtgttaaaattttaaacctcTATTTTAACTATTGAGATTCTAACTTGCTTATTTGACTTTGACTCGTGCTTAATGCTTGCTCCGATTTTACTCTGCTTTGCTCTGCACTTCTaaattaatagagaaataataagtCCATATCAATAAtctctgtttacattttttgacagtaaacaacagttgctaggtaacaacattatgaataaagataggtcttgacatacgatgtatatgcaaccttcttaatgttgtattcatgcctttaaattgtaccaattttatgatgacatctggtgatgtagtttgcacaaTCGGTAGTCAACTTTACTATAGAAATCGCTCTTAAAATATAGATAAACGCAAGTTGTTTTAGTACCTAAAGTACAgataacagttatttttttatctgataTAAACATGCattagctataattttatttatttcagtgaaCCTCAAgatctttttgttgtattttccttttgttgccttacatcttttgtattgcatttttgatatgtttatatgaaggtttggtttctaaataagttaaaaaaaaatagcaaaatttgcgcatttatttattatcggttggtttttagtttttacctTATCGCATTTTGCCATcagttgtattttttatttgtcacATGCGCTAAAATGTATGGCAGGATTTTATCTTAGGGGTAATTCACCTTACAGCATTATGACTTACTTTCTAAGGGTCATGTTACATAACAATTCCTTCTATTTTGCTAAATGTTATCtcatttaaaaatgaataatacTTCGCAGCACGTCGCCATTCTGGACATCGATGAGACTAGTGGAACTGCGTTTCAAAACGAGTTAAACGCTGAATATGGCGCCAATAAGAGCAAGTTCTACCAGTGCGACGTCACGAACGATGATCAGCTGTTCGCAGCGTTCCAGTCCGTCGTAGCGGGCCATGGGGGCCTCGACCTGGTAGTCAACAATGCTGGCATCATGAACGATGCCCCGCACGTGTATAAGAAAGAAATTTCGATTAACGTGGTAAGTCCTGTTTAAGGCGCTCATTTTTGGTAAACTCAAACGAGAATTCAAAATTAACCGAATACTTACCTCAATGTGAGTCGGATTCGCGTTCCACAAGTCCGATTATCATTGACTACGGAGTGGTTGGACTCTGCGTGTGATTAAAGGATCGTTAAGTTAAAATGGCCACGTATGGCCATTCGTTGGGCGGACAGAAATGTCAGagatagagcggcttggagagcactggtgaagagtgtccacagtcgtcatgtccctcagccatgaggatacgacaGGGAAGAAGAAGTTAAAATGTAATAGGTCGAAACGAAATCCGAACTAGATCAGATGATAATCATATCACTAATACATAATAGTACTACGTATAGAAGGTTCGtcactatataaaaaaacccaGTTTAGGTATACCGAACGTGCCTAAACGTTGCTAATTGGATCGAGCTCTTTCGAAAGGCGTGGTATGAGCGTGACTACCGTTAGGGTTGACACCATCCGAAGGGAGTAACGTCATctattattatgttatgtttaaCTTACTAGGTTAACATATATTAAAGCATAGACTGCAGCAGAATTGCAGCACAACAATACTGCGGACTGCATTACTTGCGGCCCATCTGACATTTGTAGCAGTAAAGCTGCTGCTCGTCGATgtcgattttgacattttgcaGCAGCAGTACAGACAGTAACAGTCGGCAGCAGAGCAGAGAGTGTACTCCATGCTGTCCGCAAGTAATGCAGTCCGCAGTATTGTcgtgctgcaatactgctgcagtcgtCTGTATTACTAcaggaaatataaaatacataggtaattTACCTAATTCAAAATCTATCCAAGCTAtataaaaatgcataaaaaatgaTCCGTTCCAAAGCAGTGCGCCACGCCTGCTCATATTTCGTAGTTTTCTAACTTACGCTCTAAGAAACCCGTTGGTTCGAACATTGACAACGAAATTCTCAGCTGCTAGTACTTCTCGCTATTGTATGTTAGTTGCCGTTATTCAaacttagttatataatatacttCCAGACTGCTCTGATCACCAGCACCTTGACAGCCCTAGAGCTGATGCGTACAGACGAAGGCGGTAAAGGTGGTACCGTCATCAACATAGCTTCTATAGCCGGCCTTTACCAGATGTCCGTCATGCCCATCTACTGCGCCACCAAGACAGCTGTTATCCAGTTCAGCAACTGTATCggtgtatgtattttttatataacgttGGTTAAGAGTGTAGGTATACCTACTATTCCTAATAAATccatttttgaaaacagacaaatttttatgtatttttatagacattaaagctaaaaataaataaatgtcaaaaatggaTTTAGCGGGTTTACACTCATAACCGATGATAAATGTGAGGTTCCATGGGTGAAGGTACCATATGGTTGGGATGGAGTTAAGCATATCCCAGTAATCGATAACACAAAAAATCGGCCTCCTGATTTGTGTAGTTACGGAGCTATTATTTGTTGAAAGTAATGTTGTAATATGAGTAATTTTACGAAACAAACATTTTAAGTTTACCTAAAAACTATGTTGCTGAAATAAGTTACATagttcattttaattaataatactacGGTTATGGTTGCTATATTCGATTAATCGAAACATTTGATACCTATCGATCGATTTATGTGATACCAatcaatttcttaaaaataaagttttgtttaattttcacGATTGAttgcaagttttaaatttatttcttagAAAACGATACAGATTTAGAGGTGAAAATGTTATTTCTGATAGTTTATGTTAAACCacaaaattgaatattttttgcttttattgtacacagaataaataatagtactacttAATGATATTTTGGAGTTAAGGTGGTATCAACcgtcaataattatttattatggttGCTATAGAAGACAAGCGGCTTTGAGGTTCGATTACCTCATATATTACCAATGGCAATGCGTCGTGTATTGGCACTGgcattttcagggttccgtagccaaatggcaaaaaacggaacccttatagattcgtcatgtccgtctgtctgtccgattatgtcacagccacttttttcccaaactataagagctatactgttcaaacttggtaagtagatgtattctatgaaccgcattaggatttttacacaaaaatagaaaaaaaacaataaattttgggggttccccatacttagaactgaaactcaaaaaaacatttttcatcaaacccatacgtgtggggtatctatggataggtctttaaaatgatattgaggtttctaatatcattttattctaaactgaatagtttgcgcgagagacacttccaaaatggtaaaatgtgcccccccccccccccccccgtaacttctaaaataacagaatgaaaaatctaaaaaaaatatatgatatacattgccatgcaaacttccactgaaaattggtttgaacgagatctagtaagtagttttttttaatacgtcataaatagtacggaacccttcatgagcaagtccgactcgcacttggccgctttttcagAAATCCTATGGCCATGCATGCAACTGAATCATATGGAGATTTTTTTTTGGACTTTGGGATAATAGCAGGCTAC is a genomic window containing:
- the LOC133521198 gene encoding 15-hydroxyprostaglandin dehydrogenase [NAD(+)]-like — its product is MAHDLNGKVALVTGAANGVGAGMVRLLLAEGAKHVAILDIDETRGTAFQNELNAEYGAHKSKFYQCDVTNDDQLFAAFQSVVAGHGGLDLVVNNAGIMNDGPHVYKKEISINVTALITSTLKALELMRTDEGGKGGTVINIASVAGLCQFSVMPIYWATKAAVIQFSNCIGKEDYYEKTGVRVLAICFGATDTSLISGQKLGSLDKNMAGENISSFIYESHVQRMESAAQSVIDAYKKGSSGSTWIATRDLPAMDITDNVNRAYEILGEHI
- the LOC133521185 gene encoding 15-hydroxyprostaglandin dehydrogenase [NAD(+)]-like; the encoded protein is MAHELNGKVAFVTGAANGVGAGLVRLLLAEGVKHVAILDIDETSGTAFQNELNAEYGANKSKFYQCDVTNDDQLFAAFQSVVAGHGGLDLVVNNAGIMNDAPHVYKKEISINVTALITSTLTALELMRTDEGGKGGTVINIASIAGLYQMSVMPIYCATKTAVIQFSNCIGKEDYYEKTGVRVLAMCFGATDTSLLSGQKLGSLDKNVDGESVSSVINEFPLQRVESAAQGVIDAYKKGCSGSTWIATRDLPAMDITDNINRAYDILGEDI